The nucleotide sequence ACCTACGCCGCAGGGGGGGCGACGGGGGCGACGAAGTCTACGCTCCGGCCCCGGCTCAGGAACAAAACCGAACGGCCTGATCCCAGGCGCCGGGACTGCGATGGTGGTTCTTGTGCCCCGCGGCGAGCACATGGCGCAGTTCGGCGAGGTACTGAGTGTCCGCGGGGAGCTCCAGCCGGTCGAGGAGGGCCAGCGCGGCAGCCGGTTCCAGGTCGCCGTAGAGGTCGTGGAAGCTCGCCCGAACACCGCGGAAGAGCGCGGAATGCAGGGCGGGAAGCCGTAGCGCAGTGCGGTACGCCGGCTCCTTCACCGCCCAGCGCACCGGCCCCGAACACTCCAGCACCCGACGGGCCCGGCGGAGCAGGGCCTCCGACGGTTCGGCGACCACACGGTCGATGTCGTTCCCGAGCACCTCGGCGAAGGCACTGGCGGAAGTGGTGTGGTCCTCGAACCAGTCCACCCACAGCGAGTAGGTGACGGCCTCGACCTCCCGCTCCGCCTCCAGCCGCTGACGGTAGCCGTCCCACAGCACACCGGCGGGCAGAGGGCCCTCCGCGCTCTCGTCCGCGAACCGGATCTCGCACGTCACCCAGTACGTGTCAAGAAGGTCCAGCAGCCCGAAGGCCAACCGCACCTGGTCGGCGGCGTCCAGATCCTCGGCGAACACATCGCCGGCCAACGAATGCGCCACCTGACTGGCGGTGAGCAGCTCCTCCGGCTCCTCGTCCGTCACCCACCCGCCGCGCACCTGCCTGACCCCCTGATCGGCCAGCCACCGCCGCGCCGCTGCCACGCCTCGCGTCTCCATCCGTGGATCAGCTCGGTTTACGCCACACAGAGATGTGCTTGACCGAATCCTGAGTGAACGGAGCACCGTCCCAGTCCGCAACCCGACGCTCCAGCTGAAGCCCCGCGATCCGCGCCATCAGGTCGAGCTCGGCCGGCCAGGCGTACCGGTGCCGTGAATTGTCGCGACGGTAATGCCCGTCGTCGTCGCGGGTGAAGTGGTGCGAGACGAGAATCTGTTCGACCAGGTCGAAGGTGTCGAAACCGAGATGCCGCTCGGAGACGTCGAACGGCACCGCGACCTGGCCGGGCGGCAGGAACCGCAGGGGAGGCACCCCCAGCTCGATGACGAACCGCCCACCGGGCCGCAGATGACGTGCGGCATTGCGGAAGCACTCGACCTGCTCGTCCTGCGTGAGCAGGTTCGTGATGGTGTTGTAGACGAGGTAGACCAGGGAGAACTCGCCGGGCACGACAGTCGTGGCCATGTCCCCGATGACAACCGGAAGGGTCTTCTCATCCACCTTCCGCCGCAGAACCGCGGCCATGTGCTCGGACAGCTCGATGCCCGCCACCGGCACACCTCGTTCCCGGAGCGGGACGCCGACTCTTCCCGTTCCGATGGCGAACTCCAGCGCCGGCCCCTCACCGGCGGCCTCGGCGAGAAAGTCGAGAGTCGGACCGAGAACGGCGGCAGAGGACATCTCGGTCTCCTCGGCGTCGTACCGGTCGGCGGTCGCACGCGTCCACAACTCACTGGTCGTCACGGGCGGCGATTCTGCCGGGGGCGAGGGGACGCTGTCGACTCGTTTACGACCGAGGCGGGCCACGATCCGGTACTCGTTAAGCTGCGGGGATGGATCTCCCCTCACCGGACGAAATCCGCGCGATGCACCAGAAGTACGCACCCAGTGGCGAACTCTTCGACCGCGTCTTCACACACTGCGAGATCGTGTGGAAAGTAGCGGAACGAATCATCTCCCTCGCGGACTGCCGAGTCGACCCAGAACTGGTGCGTGCCGGATGCCTCCTGCACGACATCGGCGTGTACCGCCTGTACGACGCCGAGGGACGAATCGACGGGCAGAGCTACATCCGCCACGGCCTGCTGGGCCACGAGATCCTGAAATCCGAGGGGTTGCCTGAGGAACTGTGCCGGTTCTGTTCGTGCCACACGGGGGTCGGCCTGACCAAGGAGGACGTCCTGGTCCAGGGACTCCCGCTGCCGCCGGCCGACTACGTGGCCATCACGCCGGAAGAGCGCCTGGTGATGTACGCGGACAAATTCCACAGCAAGACCACACCACCGACGTTCGTCTCCCCGGAGACCTACCAGAAGTACGTAACCCGCTTCGGCCCCCACAAGGCGGAGACGTTCAAAGCCTTGCGCACCCAGTTCGGCCCCCCGGAACTGCAAAGCCTGGCCACCGCATACGGCCACGAACTCACATAACCCACCCGCCCCGCCCCCGCCCGCCCTGGGCGCCTTAGACGTCGCTTTTTCTGGCTGTCAGAGCGGCATGAGAGCCTCCGGACATGAGTTACGACCTTGCTGTCTGGGAAGGCGAGAGGCCGGCGGATGACAAGGCGGCCGGCCGGGTCTTCAGCGACCTGTACGACCGCTACATCGACGGCGAGGTGGAAGAGCCTCCATCCGAACGGGTAGCGACCTATGTGGCTGCGCTGCTTGAGCGGTGGTGCGACCTCACCGAGGACGAGGAGGACACCTCGCCCTGGTCAACCGGACCGTTGATCGGCGAAGCCAGTGGTCCGCTGATCTACTTCCCCATGCGCTGGAGCATGGCCGAGGAGGCGTCCGCCTACGCGGCGGCCGTGGCGGAGTCTATGGGGCTGGTCTGCTTCGACGTGCAGCAGAACCGGCTCAGACCGTAAGGAGAGCGGCCAGTCGGCGGCAACCGATGAGTGCCGGCGGTGGAGCCTGCGGCAGCCGGCTAGCCAGGACACGGTTCTCTCGACCAGGATGTCGGCCGAGCCGCTGTGAGGACTCGACGCCCTGGCGGGCGATGCGGCGGCGGATCCCGCGCTTGCGGAGCCATCGGCGCAGGTGGCACAAGCGGCTCCCGGCCCAGCCTGTCGTGCATATTCGCGGGGCCCAGGGACAGCGGCAGTCCGTTCCGGTCGCAGATCAGATGGATCTTCGATCCCAGCTTGCCGCGATCGGTCGGATTCGGTCCCGTCAAAGGCCCCCCTTTCCGGCCCGCCGTCCGCCATCGCCCTGCGGACGTATCACCGCCGTCGGCGGCACCACCCGCCGGAACAACACCCACAACTCGTCCGGCACCTACTGCTCGACCAGATCCGTCACGCACGGATCACCGAACGACCACGCCATAAGAATCGATGTCTTACACGTGCCGGACGACCTGATAGCTCGTCCGGGAGGCGGGCGACGGGTGAAGCGCGTCGTGCCAGCCGATCTCCTCGGCGCGCTTCTCGATCGCCTCGTGCGGGCCCGCTTCAGAGACGCCTCCTCCTTGCGCTTCCTAGGAGTCCTAGGTTAAAACTAGAGCTCCTAGGATCGGAGGGTGCATGGCACGGGCAGGGCTGACGGCGGAGCGCGTGACGATCGCGGGCGCCGAACTGGCGGACGAGGTCGGGCTCGATCAGGTGACCATGTCTCAGGTGGCGCGGCGACTCGGGGTGAAAGACGCGAGCCTCTACACGCACGTCCGGGGCCTGGAAGACCTGCGGGGACGGATCGCGTTGCTGGCAGCGGACGAGAAGACAATCCGTATCGCTGAGGCGACCTCCGGGCGGGCCGGCAAGGACGCATTGGTCGCGTTCGCCAACGCCTGGCGGGAGTACGCCCACGAGCATCCGGGCCGCTACATGGCGACGCAGACCGCGATCCGGATCGACCCCGAGCTGGCCGCGACGGCCGCCGGACCGCGGCGCGCGGTCGACCTCACCTACGGCGTCCTGCGCGGCTACGAGCTGACCGAACCCGACCTGACCGACGCGGTCCGGCTGCTGCGCAGCACGTTCCACGGCTTCGTCGCCTTGGAGGCCGCGGGCGGGTTCGCTCACGAGCGTTCGCCGCAGCAGTCCTGGGTCCGCGCCCTCGACGCCCTGCACACCCTCCTGGAGCACTGGCCCCCGTCCCGAGAAGGAAACTCCGCATGACCGACCCGACCATCGGCAACCTGCGCGTGAACGGCGCGACCCTGCACTACGCGGTACGCGGCCAGGGCCCGCTCCTGCTGCTGATCCCGGGAGGGGCGGGCGGCGCGGCGTCGTTCGACGGAATCGCCGACGACCTGGCCGCCGAGTACACCGTCGCGACGTACGACCCCCGCGGCATGTCCGGAAGCACGCTGGACGACCCCGGCGCCGAGCAGAACGTGGCCGAACACGCCGACGACGCCCTGCGCATCCTGGAACTCCTGTCGCCGGATGAGCCGGCCAAGGTGTTCGGCTCCAGTTCGGGCGGGATCACCGCCCTGCACCTCCTGACCGCCCATCCCGAACGCATCGAACGCCTCGTGGCGCACGAACCGCCGGTAGTGGAGGTGCTCCCGGACGCCCCCGAACACCGCGCGCTCATCGCGCGCGTCCAGGAGACGCTCCGCGGTCAGGGCCTCATGCCGGCGATGGCGGAGTTCGCGGCGGGCTTGAAGAGGGGCGGTGACACGGGCGGTGACACGGGCAGCGACACCACCTCCGACCCGAAGCCCGAGATCAGCCTGCCACCGCAAGCGGCGGCACGTGCCGAACGAACCATGGCCAACCTGCCGTACTTCCTCGAGCGGATCGTGCCCAGCTTCATGTCCTACACCCCGGACATCGACCGCCTGGAGGAACTGTCGAACCGGCTGGTGCTCGCCTGCGGCCAAGACTCACACGGCGAGCTGCCCTACCGCCCGGCCGCTTTCCTGGCCGAGCGCCTGAACACGGGACTCCTGCACTTCCCCGGCGGACACACCGGCCTGACCACGCACCCCGCCGAGTTCGCCAAGCTCCTCAGGAAGGCACTGCAAGCCTGAACCAGGAGGGCGCTGAAGTCCCTAAAATCCCGCCCCACCCACGGACCGATGCGAAGGACGACTCGCCCCATTGTCAGTGGCGCCCCCTACCGTCGTGAGCACAGGGGCCGGAACCGTCCGGCCCGCCGATGCACAGGAGCGGACATGGGCGAGGTCACCGTCAGAGCGCAGGACATGAACCACCTCCTGGCCGACAGCACCGACCCGTACGGAGCCCCGTACCAGCGGGCCTACGCCGAGCTGGCCCGCACGCACCGGAGCCGCCCCGTCGCCGAGATCGTGCCCCTCCTGCGCGCGGCCGCCGACCGGGCGCTCCTCGGCTTCACCGCGGCCGACCTCG is from Streptomyces venezuelae ATCC 10712 and encodes:
- a CDS encoding class I SAM-dependent DNA methyltransferase, whose protein sequence is MTTSELWTRATADRYDAEETEMSSAAVLGPTLDFLAEAAGEGPALEFAIGTGRVGVPLRERGVPVAGIELSEHMAAVLRRKVDEKTLPVVIGDMATTVVPGEFSLVYLVYNTITNLLTQDEQVECFRNAARHLRPGGRFVIELGVPPLRFLPPGQVAVPFDVSERHLGFDTFDLVEQILVSHHFTRDDDGHYRRDNSRHRYAWPAELDLMARIAGLQLERRVADWDGAPFTQDSVKHISVWRKPS
- a CDS encoding HD domain-containing protein, producing MDLPSPDEIRAMHQKYAPSGELFDRVFTHCEIVWKVAERIISLADCRVDPELVRAGCLLHDIGVYRLYDAEGRIDGQSYIRHGLLGHEILKSEGLPEELCRFCSCHTGVGLTKEDVLVQGLPLPPADYVAITPEERLVMYADKFHSKTTPPTFVSPETYQKYVTRFGPHKAETFKALRTQFGPPELQSLATAYGHELT
- a CDS encoding TetR/AcrR family transcriptional regulator; translation: MARAGLTAERVTIAGAELADEVGLDQVTMSQVARRLGVKDASLYTHVRGLEDLRGRIALLAADEKTIRIAEATSGRAGKDALVAFANAWREYAHEHPGRYMATQTAIRIDPELAATAAGPRRAVDLTYGVLRGYELTEPDLTDAVRLLRSTFHGFVALEAAGGFAHERSPQQSWVRALDALHTLLEHWPPSREGNSA
- a CDS encoding alpha/beta fold hydrolase; translation: MTDPTIGNLRVNGATLHYAVRGQGPLLLLIPGGAGGAASFDGIADDLAAEYTVATYDPRGMSGSTLDDPGAEQNVAEHADDALRILELLSPDEPAKVFGSSSGGITALHLLTAHPERIERLVAHEPPVVEVLPDAPEHRALIARVQETLRGQGLMPAMAEFAAGLKRGGDTGGDTGSDTTSDPKPEISLPPQAAARAERTMANLPYFLERIVPSFMSYTPDIDRLEELSNRLVLACGQDSHGELPYRPAAFLAERLNTGLLHFPGGHTGLTTHPAEFAKLLRKALQA